Within the Cryptosporangium minutisporangium genome, the region CCGGCCGCACCGACCGGAGCGGCCGCACCGCCCGGGCTGCCGGGTTACGCCCCCGCCGTCGCCGGTACCGACGCCGGAACGACGGCGGACACGGAGACCGGCGACGAGTCCGAGCGAAGCGGCACCGAGGGTTCTTCGGTGCCGGAGGCCGCGGCCGCCCCCACGCCGGCACCGGCCGGGCCCGACCCGAACCTGATGACCCACACCCTCGGGACGCCCGACGTCAGCGGCGCCACCTCGCTCGACCTCACCGGCGCCAACGCACCCGACCAGGCCTCGACCCCGACGCCCGCCGCTCAGGTGGCCGACCAGATCGTCCCGTTGCGCACGCAGGGCGACGGCGTCCATCGGATCGCGATGGAGCTGACCCCGGACGACCTCGGCACGATCGGCGTCGTCGCGGAGATCCGCAACGGCCAGGTCCACCTGCACTTCAGCGGCGCGAACGAGCTGACCAGGGAGACGCTCCGCGCCGCGCTGCCCGAGCTGCGGCAGCAGCTGGAGGATGCCGGATTCTCCGGTGCCGCGTTCGACTTCGGCGACGGCTCGCCGGCCGGCCAGAACGATCGCCGCGGATTCGGTGGGGCCGAACAGGGTTTCGGTAACCAAGCCGGTCGGGGTGGTCAGGGGCAGAACACGGGCGCCGAGAACACCCGGCCCACCGGCCAGCGGCCCGCGGGCTACGTCGAACCGACGACTCCCACCCCGGGCCGCCACGCCCTCGACCTCCAGGTTTGACGATGACTGCGTACCTCGACCACCACCTCGTCCGGTCCGCTCCCCGGTCGCCGGGGCTCCCGACGAGGCTCCCCCGCTCCTCCCAGAAACTCGCAGAGGTGGCCTCATGACCGCTCCGCTCGGCGGAACCGCCAACACCAGTGCCGCGCTCAACCAAGCGCTGGGCGCTGCGCCGTCGAAGCCGCCCTCGGCGGAACTCGACAAGGACGCGTTCCTCAAGTTGCTCGTCGCCCAGCTGAAGTACCAGGACCCGATGAATCCTGCGCAGGGCACCGAGTTCGTCTCCCAGACCGCGCAGTTCACCACGGTGGAGAAGCTCACCGACCTGGCCGACGTGCAGCAGCAGATGCTCACCGCACAGCTGACGCTCGGCGCGGCGAACCTCGTCGGCAAGGAGGTCACCTACAACGACGCCAACGGCACGCCGGTGACCGGCACGGTGAGCGGAGCGACGATCGGCACCAACCCGAGCGTCACCGTGAACGGGCTCTCGATCCCGATGTCGAGCGTCACCGGGATCGGCAAGGTCGGCGACACGGCGACCGCTCCGGCCGGCGGCACCGATCAAGGCGGCTTCACGCCGATCGGGGAGGCCGTCCCCGGCGCGACGACGCCGGGCGCCACGGGCCCGGGGGCAGCGCTTCCGGGCACCACGGCCCCGGGCACCACTACCCCGGGCACCACCGCCCCGGGCACCACGGCCCCGGGCACCACTACCCCGGGCACCACCGCCCCGGGCACCACGGCCCCGGGCACCACGGCCCCAGGCACCACTACCCCGGGCACCGCCACCCCAGGCACCGCAGCGCCGGGCACCACCGCCCCGGACTCGATGACCAACACCGGCACCGGTGTGACGACCGGGAGCCCGTCGCCGACCGTGCAGTCGCCGACCACGCCACCCGGCCCGATCACCTCGGGCACCGCGCCGGACGCCACCACGCCAGGCGCGTAGTCGTTCGCGCTACCGACGAAAAGGAACGTTTACATGCTGCGCTCGCTCTTCTCCGGTATCAGCGGTCTCCGCGCCCACCAGCAGATGATGGACGTGACCGGGAACAACATCGCCAATGTCAACACTGCGGGCTTCAAGTCCAGCCAGGCGGTCTTCCAGGACACGCTGAACCAGATGCTCAAGTCACCGGCCGCTCCACAGGGTGTGGTGCAGGGCGGAACCAACCCCGCCCAGGTCGGCCTCGGCGTTCAGCTGGCCGGCATCTCCACGAACTTCACCCAGGGCTCGGCCCAGACCACCGGCCGCAGCACCGACCTGATGATCACCGGCGACGGCTTCTTCACCGTGAAGACCGGCGAGGAGACGCTCTACACCCGCTCCGGCTCGTTCTCGTTCGACGCCGACGGCGCGCTGGTGACCAACGACGGCGCCCGGGTACAGGGCTGGGTCGCCAACGACGCCGGGGAGATCCCGTCGAACACGACGCCGACCGACCTGGCGCTGCCGATCAGCACGCTACTGTCACCGTCCCAGACCACCGAGGTGTCGTTCGCGGGCAACCTGCCCAGCGACGCCGAGGAGGGAACGGTCATCACGCCGTCGCTGACGGTGTACGACGGGTCCGGCAACCCGTCGGAGCTGACGCTCACGCTGACCAAGGGCGCCACGACCGACACTTGGGCGGTGGACATGAGCGACGGCAGCAGCGTCGACTACAACGCGTCCACGATCACGTTCGCCGAGGACGGCTCCATCCTGACGCCGGATCCGGCCGAGCTGACGTTCCCGGCGACGGCCGGCGACATCACGGTCGACATCTCCGGTCTGACGAATTACGCCGGTACGACCACCGTCGCCCCGCAGAAGCAGGACGGGTACGCGATGGGCTCGCTGCAGGGCTTCTCGATCACCAAGGACGGCCAGCTGGTGGGCTCGTTCACCAACGGCCTGCGCAAACCGCTGGGCCAGATCGCGCTGGCGGGGTTCAACAACGCCGCGGGCCTGGAGAAGGCCGGTGGCTCGATGTTCCGCTCGACGGTGAACTCCGGTGTCCCGCAGCTCGGCACGCCGGGCGGCGGCAGCCGCGGCTCGATCATGGGCGGCACGCTCGAGATGTCGAACGTCGACCTGGCCAGCGAGTTCACCAACCTGATCATCGCCCAGCGCGGTTTCCAGGCGAACTCGAAGATCATCAGCACGTCCGACGAGTTGCTCAACGACCTGATCAACCTCAAGCGCTGACCCGGCGGCGCGCGGCAGGCGTCTCCGCGTCCGACGGGGCCGGGTGCAACCGTCCGGGCGCGGCGTGGGTGCCGAACGGCGAACACGCCACGCGCGCACCGATGCGCTCCCCACGCTGGCCCGTTCGGGCGGTCCCCGGACCGCCCGAACGCGGCCGAACTCAAACCGTACGCACGTACTTTCCGCAACCGGGATCCAACCGGAGTGCGCCCGTACCGCGACTCCCGATTCCTCACGCGCGCGGGCGGTCGGCCGATGACTCAGTTGACAGGACTCAGGGAAGAGCCCGCCAAGACGAACTCCAGGACGGACCGACGTGATTATTGTGACGCGCCTGAACGGCCAGGAATTCGCCTTGAACCCCGACTTGATCGAGCGTGCCGACTGCACGCCCGACACGGTCATCACGCTCGTCGACGGAACGAAGTACCTCGTCTCCGAGTCGCTGAGCGACGTGACACGCCTGATTCGTGAGTACCGGGCATTGGTTATCGCCGAGGCCCAGCGGGCCATTCCGCCCACCAACACCCCGACCCTGACCGCCGTGGACGACGCTGCGCCGCAGACCGTTGTCCCGCTGCACCGCCGGGAGCGCTGATGGACCCCGCATCGATTATCGGGCTCGTCGTAGCCTTTGCCATCGTCTTCACCACGATCATCCTGGAAGGCGGCAGCATCGGGTCGATCTTCCTCGTCCCCCCGCTGCTGCTGGTGTTCGGTGGCGCGATCTGCGCCGCGATGGTCGGCAGCACCATGCAGGACACCATCGCTTTCTTCAAGAACTTCGTCGCCGGTGTCACCGCGAAAAAGGTGGACGCCGGCGCATCGGTGGACACGATCGTCAAGCTCGCCGAGCGTGCCCGTAAGGAAGGCTTGCTAGCGCTCGAGGACGCGATCAAGGACGTCAAGGACCCGTTCCTCAAGGACGGGCTGCAGCTGGCGGTCGACGGCACCGACCCCGAGGAGCTCCGGGAGATCCTCGAGGGGCAGATCGAGGCGAAGAAAAAGCGGGACAAGACCGCGGCCAAGTTCTTCACCGACCTGGGCTCCTACGCGCCCACCATCGGCATCATCGGCACCACCACCGGTCTGATCCACGCGCTGGAGAACCTGGCCCAGCCGGAGAAGCTCGGTCACGTCATCGCGGCCGCGTTCGTCGCGACTCTGTGGGGCCTGATGTCGGCGAACCTGATCTGGCTGCCGATGGCCTCGCGGATCAAGCGATTCAGCGAGCTCGAGGTCGACCAGATGAACCTCTCGATCGAGGGCATCATGGCCATCCAGGCCGGCGCCAACCCGCGTCTGGTCGCACAGAAGCTGAAGAGCCTGCTCCCGAACCCGGCGCCCGCCAAGGCGGCTGCCTGACATGTCCGGCGGCGGGGGCCACGGGGGCGGCAGACGCAAGAAGCACGAGGAGCACGAGGAGCACGAGAACCACGAAAGGTGGCTCGTCAGCTACTCGGACATGATGACGCTCCTGATGGTGTTGTTCCTCGTGCTCTTCGCCATGAGCAACGTCGACAAGACGAAGGTCATCCTGCTCCAGGAGGGCTTCAACCAGGCCTTCGGGACCAACACCGTCCTGCAGGGATCGAGCTCGGTGCTCCAGAGCAGCGCCTCCGACAGCGCCGGGATCGACATGGCGGCCGGCGCCGGCCCTGCTGGTCAGATGACCGAGTCGGAGAAGGCTCTGGTGAAGAAAGCGGTGTCCGCCGCAGAACTCGCCAAAGCCCAGGCACGGATGCTGGCGGCCGAGGCCGAGGCCAACAACCTCAGCGAGGCGCAGAAGAAGATCACGGCCGCGCTGAAGCAGAAGAACTTGCAGGGCGACGCCTCGTTCGCGATCGACGAGCGGGGGCTGGTCGTCACGATCGTCACGAGTTCGGTGGTCTTCACCGGCGACAGCGCGATTCTGCGCCCGGTCGGCCAGCGGATCCTCGACGCCGTCGGCCCGACGCTCAGGGTGCTGCCGAACGACATCGAGGTGGACGGGCACACGAACCAGTTGCCGGTGCCGACCGTCAACTACCCGTCGGCGTGGGAGCTGTCGACGGCGCGGGCCAGCGCCGTCGTCCGATACCTGAACCGCCTGGGAATAGCCGGCGACCGCATGCGTGCGGTGGGCTTCGCCGGAACCAAGCCGCTGATCAGCCCGAGCAACCCCGAGTCGGTGGGTCGAAATCGCCGGGTGGAGATCGTCGTGCTCTCCGACCTCCCGGACGACACCTCCTCGCTGCTGCCCGCGGCCGCGAGGACAACCTAGGCGCCGCCCGCATCGCGATCGCCCGGTCACCGAGCACAGTCCTTCGGTGGCCGGGCGCTCCCGTCGTCCGCCACGACCTCCGATCACTCGACGGAGACCGATTCACACGACTAAAGTGCGAAAAATGATGATCGGTACGTTCCATGGCAGATGACGACAAGGACAAGGAGAAGAAGAAGGGCGGCAGCAAGAAGCTGCTGATCATCATCGTGGCCGCGGTGGTGGTCCTGATCGGTGGTGGCGTCGGCGCCTACTTCGCGTTCTTCGCCTCGTCCGGCGAGGAAGACGCCCACCCCGAGCCGACGCCGAGCGCGGTCGTCGTCGCGGAAGCCATCACGGTGAACCTCGCCGACGGCCACTACCTGAAGATCGCGATCGGTCTGCAGACGACCACCGAGGCGCACGAGGCGGTGGATACCAGCAAAGCGCTCGACCTGGTCATCTCGCAGTTCAGCAACCTCGAAGTGGCCGAGCTCTCGACCAACAAGCAGCGGGAAGCCCAGAAGGCCGAACTGACCGAGAAGGTCGTCGAGGCCTACACCCAGGAGGGGCACGAGTACGTGATGGCGGTGTATTTCACCGAGTTCGTCATCCAGTGACGGACGCTATCGCCGTAAACAATTACATGGATCGCATTCTTCTCAGAACGCGAGTTCTCCGGTCGATCGGGACGCCGTGACTTCGTCGTCCGCGCCCGCCGGCGCCCCTCGCACCGCCGGCCGGATGTCACGGCGTTCCAAGGGCACCGGCCCGCAGCCGTACGACTTCCGCCGCCCGACGAAGCTCTCCCGGGAGCACGCGCGCACGCTGCAGATGACCTACGAGACGTTCGCCCGGCAGTACACGACGCTGCTGACGTCCAGTCTCCGGGCGATCTCGCAGGTGAACCTGCTCTCGATCGAACAGCTCAGCTACGACGAGTACATCGCTCAGATCGGGAACCCGACCCTGCTCACCATGGTGACGCTCGACCCGCTGCCCGGGATCACGCTGTTCGAGATGCCGGTCGACATGGCGCTCGCGTGCCTGGACCACCTTCTCGGCGGGCCCGGCGGACCCCAGCCGCAGCGGCAGCTGTCGGAGATCGAAACCGGGCTGTTCCGGAGCCTGCTCGACCGCATCCTCGGCGAATTCCGGTACTCGTTCGACACCGTCAAGAAGATCGAGCCGAAGGCGGGGGCGATCGAGTACAACCCACAGTTCGCGCAGGCCGCAGCCCCCTCGGATCCGATGGTCGTCGTCTCGCTGGAGATGAAGGTCGGCAGCCAGGAGTGCGTCGCCACGATGGGCCTGCCGTTCGCCGCGGTGATGCTGGCGCTGCAGAAGGTCGACGAGGGTCTAACGCTGACGCCGGCCGAGCGGCTCGCCAGAGAGCTGGCGCTGCGCAACGTCACCGGCAGCCTGCTGGGCGCCAAACTGCCGGTGGTGGTGCGGTTCGGTACGACCCAGATGTACCCCGAGCAGATCATCGCGCTGGAGCCGGGCGACGTCGTCACGCTCGACCACCCGGTCAACCAGCCGCTCACCGTCAGCACGTCCGGCATCACCTTGGCCCACGCCGTCCCCGGTAACCATGGCGCGCGGCTCGCGTGCCTGGTCGTAGACCCCCCGAGAGAGGACGCCAGGCGTTGACCGCTCCCACTGAGGCCGCAGCGAGTGTGCTCGCACAGGTCGGCGTCGCAGCTACTGCGGCGCTGCCGCTGCTGCCCGCGGTCGACCCCCTCACGGCGGGCGAGCCGCAGGTCGCCCCCGACACCGGTGGGCTGGTCGGCCAGGGCGTGCTCGCCAGCTTCTCCGGCGCGGCGCAGGGACAGCTGCTGGTCGCGGTCAGCCAGGACCTGGTGGACGCGCTGGCGCAGAGCCCGATGGGAGCGCTCGACCTCACCCAGGCCCTCCAGCCGGTCGCCGAGGCCGCGGCCGGCACCCTCGGGGCGGTCGTCGTCGAGCAGGGCATTCCGGTGCCCGATCTGGAGGCCGGACTCGCCGCGCTCGCCGACTCCGGCGATGCAGCGTTCGTCCTGCTCCGCGACGACAGCGGCGTCCGGGCGCTGATCGGGCTGCTGATCACCTCGGTCACCAGCACCGCGCAGTCCGGTGGTCCGGGTGGCTCCGGTGCCCCGCTGCGGCACGGGTTGGACCTGCTGCACGGCGTCGAGATGGACGTCACCGCCGAGCTGGGGCAGACCCGGATGACGGTGCGCGACCTGCTCTCGCTCGCACCCGGCTCGGTCGTGGAGCTCGACCGGCTCGCGGGCAGCCCGGCCGACCTCCTGGTCAACGGCCGGATGATCGGCCGCGGCGAGGTCGTGGTCATCGACGAGAACTTCGGAATCCGAGTCACCGAGATCATCACGCCGGACAGCGATCGGTCGACGGGGTCATGACGAAGGCCGGCACCGCATGATCGAGGTCACCCTGCGCGCGATCTTCTCGCTGGCGGTCGTCCTGTTCCTCATGTGGGGGCTGGCCCGTCTGGTCCGGCGTCCGCTCGGCGGACGCGTCGCCGGAGCGCTGGCGGTACTGGCCCGGCAGCCGTTGAGCCGCAGCGCGTCGGTCGCCGTCGTCAAGGTCGACGATCGCGCGCTGGTGCTGGGGGTCACCGACGCACAGGTGACCTACCTGGCCGAGGCACCACTCGCCGCGTTCGAGCGGCAGCCGTCGTTCGGCGAGGTCCTGGCGGACGCCCGCAGCGACGACGTGCTGTCGTCGCCGGCCGCGTCGGGCCGGAGCGGCGCCCGGCACGCGGCGCAGGAATCCGGGCGAGGCCCGTTCGCCGGGTCGATGCTCTCCCCGGCCACCTGGTCCCAGGCCGTCGAGTTCCTGCGCGATCGGGCGAGCCGCCCACGATGACTCGTCGGGCGGGGATGGTGCTCCTCGGCCTCGCCACCGCCCTAGCGATCTGGGGCGGCCCGTCCCCCGTGTTCGCAACCCCACCGCCCGACGCGCCCGGGTACGTCGCGGCCCCCGCCGGGCCGGTCGCCGTACCCGCCGCCCCGGTCGGGCCGGTCGCGGTGCCGGACACCGGGCCGGCCGCGGTGCCCGAGGCTCGACCGGCCGCGCCGACGCCGCCGGTACCGCCGGGCGGCCAGGTCACGGTGAACGTCAACAACGGGCCGAACGGCAAGCCGAGCACCACGATCACGCTGCTGATCGCGCTGACCGTGCTCTCGATCGCCCCGTCGATCCTGCTGCTGTGCACGTCGTTCACGAAGGTCTTCGTCGTGCTGAGCATCGTCCGGAACGCGCTCGGTCTGCAGACCGTCCCACCGAACCAGGTCATCGCCGGGCTGGCCCTCTTCCTGAGCATGTTCATCATGACGCCGGTGTTCAACCAGGTGAACGAAGTAGGCGTGCAGCCCTACCTGAAAGGCACCAAGACCCAGACGCAGGCGTTCAACGACGGCGTGAAGCCGATGCGGGAGTTCATGCTCAAGCACACCCGCAAGGACGAGATCGCGCTGCTCAACCGCGTCGCCGACAAACCACGCCCGAAGAACAAGGACGACGTCTCGCTGCCCGTGCTGATCCCGGCGTTCGTCCTGTCCGAGCTGCGGGCCGCGTTCATCATCGGCTTCGTCATCTTCCTGCCGTTCATCGTCGTCGACATGGTCGTGTCGGCGTCCCTGATGTCGCTGGGCATGATGATGCTGCCGCCGGTGATGGTGTCGCTGCCGTTCAAGCTCCTGCTCTTCGTCATGTCCAACGGCTGGACCCTCGTGGTGACCGCTCTGGTCGCCAGCTATCGGTAGGAGGCGCCATGACTGACGCGCAGATCCTCGAAATCGGCCTCTACACGATGACGGTCATCGCGAAGCTCAGCGCGCCGATCCTCCTCACGACGCTCGCCATCGGCTTCCTGATCTCGCTGTTCCAGTCGGTGACCCAGATCCAGGAGCAGACGCTGTCGTTCGTCCCGAAGGCCATCGCCGCCGGGGCGGCGCTGCTGCTCGCCGGCAACTGGATGCTGCAGGAGCTGGTCTCGTACACC harbors:
- a CDS encoding flagellar hook-length control protein FliK; translation: PAAPTGAAAPPGLPGYAPAVAGTDAGTTADTETGDESERSGTEGSSVPEAAAAPTPAPAGPDPNLMTHTLGTPDVSGATSLDLTGANAPDQASTPTPAAQVADQIVPLRTQGDGVHRIAMELTPDDLGTIGVVAEIRNGQVHLHFSGANELTRETLRAALPELRQQLEDAGFSGAAFDFGDGSPAGQNDRRGFGGAEQGFGNQAGRGGQGQNTGAENTRPTGQRPAGYVEPTTPTPGRHALDLQV
- a CDS encoding flagellar hook capping FlgD N-terminal domain-containing protein, with protein sequence MTAPLGGTANTSAALNQALGAAPSKPPSAELDKDAFLKLLVAQLKYQDPMNPAQGTEFVSQTAQFTTVEKLTDLADVQQQMLTAQLTLGAANLVGKEVTYNDANGTPVTGTVSGATIGTNPSVTVNGLSIPMSSVTGIGKVGDTATAPAGGTDQGGFTPIGEAVPGATTPGATGPGAALPGTTAPGTTTPGTTAPGTTAPGTTTPGTTAPGTTAPGTTAPGTTTPGTATPGTAAPGTTAPDSMTNTGTGVTTGSPSPTVQSPTTPPGPITSGTAPDATTPGA
- a CDS encoding flagellar hook protein FlgE, with translation MLRSLFSGISGLRAHQQMMDVTGNNIANVNTAGFKSSQAVFQDTLNQMLKSPAAPQGVVQGGTNPAQVGLGVQLAGISTNFTQGSAQTTGRSTDLMITGDGFFTVKTGEETLYTRSGSFSFDADGALVTNDGARVQGWVANDAGEIPSNTTPTDLALPISTLLSPSQTTEVSFAGNLPSDAEEGTVITPSLTVYDGSGNPSELTLTLTKGATTDTWAVDMSDGSSVDYNASTITFAEDGSILTPDPAELTFPATAGDITVDISGLTNYAGTTTVAPQKQDGYAMGSLQGFSITKDGQLVGSFTNGLRKPLGQIALAGFNNAAGLEKAGGSMFRSTVNSGVPQLGTPGGGSRGSIMGGTLEMSNVDLASEFTNLIIAQRGFQANSKIISTSDELLNDLINLKR
- a CDS encoding flagellar FlbD family protein — translated: MIIVTRLNGQEFALNPDLIERADCTPDTVITLVDGTKYLVSESLSDVTRLIREYRALVIAEAQRAIPPTNTPTLTAVDDAAPQTVVPLHRRER
- a CDS encoding flagellar motor protein; the protein is MDPASIIGLVVAFAIVFTTIILEGGSIGSIFLVPPLLLVFGGAICAAMVGSTMQDTIAFFKNFVAGVTAKKVDAGASVDTIVKLAERARKEGLLALEDAIKDVKDPFLKDGLQLAVDGTDPEELREILEGQIEAKKKRDKTAAKFFTDLGSYAPTIGIIGTTTGLIHALENLAQPEKLGHVIAAAFVATLWGLMSANLIWLPMASRIKRFSELEVDQMNLSIEGIMAIQAGANPRLVAQKLKSLLPNPAPAKAAA
- a CDS encoding flagellar motor protein MotB produces the protein MSGGGGHGGGRRKKHEEHEEHENHERWLVSYSDMMTLLMVLFLVLFAMSNVDKTKVILLQEGFNQAFGTNTVLQGSSSVLQSSASDSAGIDMAAGAGPAGQMTESEKALVKKAVSAAELAKAQARMLAAEAEANNLSEAQKKITAALKQKNLQGDASFAIDERGLVVTIVTSSVVFTGDSAILRPVGQRILDAVGPTLRVLPNDIEVDGHTNQLPVPTVNYPSAWELSTARASAVVRYLNRLGIAGDRMRAVGFAGTKPLISPSNPESVGRNRRVEIVVLSDLPDDTSSLLPAAARTT
- a CDS encoding flagellar basal body-associated FliL family protein — translated: MADDDKDKEKKKGGSKKLLIIIVAAVVVLIGGGVGAYFAFFASSGEEDAHPEPTPSAVVVAEAITVNLADGHYLKIAIGLQTTTEAHEAVDTSKALDLVISQFSNLEVAELSTNKQREAQKAELTEKVVEAYTQEGHEYVMAVYFTEFVIQ
- a CDS encoding flagellar motor switch protein FliM → MSRRSKGTGPQPYDFRRPTKLSREHARTLQMTYETFARQYTTLLTSSLRAISQVNLLSIEQLSYDEYIAQIGNPTLLTMVTLDPLPGITLFEMPVDMALACLDHLLGGPGGPQPQRQLSEIETGLFRSLLDRILGEFRYSFDTVKKIEPKAGAIEYNPQFAQAAAPSDPMVVVSLEMKVGSQECVATMGLPFAAVMLALQKVDEGLTLTPAERLARELALRNVTGSLLGAKLPVVVRFGTTQMYPEQIIALEPGDVVTLDHPVNQPLTVSTSGITLAHAVPGNHGARLACLVVDPPREDARR
- the fliN gene encoding flagellar motor switch protein FliN, whose amino-acid sequence is MTAPTEAAASVLAQVGVAATAALPLLPAVDPLTAGEPQVAPDTGGLVGQGVLASFSGAAQGQLLVAVSQDLVDALAQSPMGALDLTQALQPVAEAAAGTLGAVVVEQGIPVPDLEAGLAALADSGDAAFVLLRDDSGVRALIGLLITSVTSTAQSGGPGGSGAPLRHGLDLLHGVEMDVTAELGQTRMTVRDLLSLAPGSVVELDRLAGSPADLLVNGRMIGRGEVVVIDENFGIRVTEIITPDSDRSTGS
- the fliO gene encoding flagellar biosynthetic protein FliO, with amino-acid sequence MIEVTLRAIFSLAVVLFLMWGLARLVRRPLGGRVAGALAVLARQPLSRSASVAVVKVDDRALVLGVTDAQVTYLAEAPLAAFERQPSFGEVLADARSDDVLSSPAASGRSGARHAAQESGRGPFAGSMLSPATWSQAVEFLRDRASRPR
- the fliP gene encoding flagellar type III secretion system pore protein FliP (The bacterial flagellar biogenesis protein FliP forms a type III secretion system (T3SS)-type pore required for flagellar assembly.), which produces MTRRAGMVLLGLATALAIWGGPSPVFATPPPDAPGYVAAPAGPVAVPAAPVGPVAVPDTGPAAVPEARPAAPTPPVPPGGQVTVNVNNGPNGKPSTTITLLIALTVLSIAPSILLLCTSFTKVFVVLSIVRNALGLQTVPPNQVIAGLALFLSMFIMTPVFNQVNEVGVQPYLKGTKTQTQAFNDGVKPMREFMLKHTRKDEIALLNRVADKPRPKNKDDVSLPVLIPAFVLSELRAAFIIGFVIFLPFIVVDMVVSASLMSLGMMMLPPVMVSLPFKLLLFVMSNGWTLVVTALVASYR
- the fliQ gene encoding flagellar biosynthesis protein FliQ, with the translated sequence MTDAQILEIGLYTMTVIAKLSAPILLTTLAIGFLISLFQSVTQIQEQTLSFVPKAIAAGAALLLAGNWMLQELVSYTTQLYARIPTLLSGS